Proteins from a genomic interval of Thamnophis elegans isolate rThaEle1 chromosome 2, rThaEle1.pri, whole genome shotgun sequence:
- the TRH gene encoding thyrotropin releasing hormone, whose translation MSISIWRRLLFLFLIFTSVCVNLGQQFPEEDENGEKSLFDDLSPEAESLILSSIFGKAEDAKEHLDKEPGASQLDWFTKRQHPGKRMVVDMEKRQHPGRRSLSDQILSIPSSQLAYLNELSKRQHPGKRYLPYNKRQHPGKQGWDDETENEEILEKRQHPGKRYLGSQTPDNNILCDPQESSECSKGSLLLELLDKISKAHSEEKRQHPGRSSLLDGEIEAEE comes from the exons ATGTCCATCTCCATTTGGCGGCGGCTGCTGTTTCTATTCCTGATTTTTACTAGTGTGTGTGTCAACTTGGGGCAGCAATTTCCAGAAGAAGATGAGAATGGTGAAAAGAGTCTCTTTGATGATCTCTCCCCAGAGGCAGAGAGCCTCATCTTAAGTTCCATTTTCGGAAAAGCAGAAGATGCAAAAGAGCATCTGGATAAAG AGCCGGGTGCCTCTCAACTGGATTGGTTCACCAAAAGGCAGCACCCTGGAAAGAGGATGGTAGTGGATATGGAGAAGAGGCAGCATCCTGGCAGAAGATCTCTCTCGGATCAAATCCTCAGCATTCCAAGCAGCCAGCTAGCTTATCTGAATGAATTATCCAAAAGGCAACATCCGGGCAAGAGGTACTTGCCTTACAACAAGCGACAGCACCCTGGCAAGCAAGGTTGGGATGATGAGACTGAGAATGAGGAAATCTTAGAGAAGCGGCAGCATCCAGGCAAGAGGTATCTGGGTTCACAGACCCCAGACAATAATATTCTCTGTGACCCCCAGGAGTCCTCTGAATGCAGCAAAGGTAGCCTGCTGCTAGAGTTGCTAGATAAGATAAGCAAAGCCCACAGTGAAGAGAAAAGGCAACACCCTGGAAGAAGCTCTTTGTTGGATGGTGAAATAGAAGCAGAGGAATGA